The Kineothrix sp. MB12-C1 genome includes a window with the following:
- the abc-f gene encoding ribosomal protection-like ABC-F family protein — MSQINVNDLTFYYDGSYDNIFENVSFQIDTDWKLGFIARNGRGKTTFLRLLQGKYEYKGTISSSVSFDYFPFEISDHQKDTLAVVEEIYPDYEFWKVCRELTLLQVDTEVLYRPFDTLSNGEQTKVMLAILFSGENSFLLIDEPTNHLDMPTRKLVSDYLNKKKGFLLVSHDRAFLDQCIDHVLTINKTNIEIQKGNFSSWWENKRRKDEYEIAENENLKKDIQRMKESARQSREWADNVEATKIGKKSQDQEKNIDSRAYIGEKSRRMQMRRKNMERRQDRSIEEKSALLKNIESTESLKLFPLRHHKDVLVRMEEVGITYCSCQYSPRDNDLQSITDKCGGKEKQVVHNFNLEIRNGEKIVLEGKNGCGKSSIIKSILSSVDWSFDDSMDEDKENNRILTGSIETAGGLIISYVPQDTSHLKGTISSYAERYGIDETIFKTLLRKLDFSRLQLEKSMEEYSGGQKKKVLIARSLCQQAHLYVWDEPLNFIDVFSRIQIEELIEKYNPTLLMVEHDRTFVEKIGAKIITL; from the coding sequence ATGTCACAAATTAATGTAAATGATTTAACTTTTTATTATGATGGAAGCTACGATAATATTTTTGAGAATGTATCCTTTCAAATAGATACCGATTGGAAATTAGGATTTATAGCAAGGAATGGAAGAGGAAAAACAACATTTTTACGCCTTTTACAGGGGAAATATGAATATAAAGGGACAATTTCCTCATCTGTAAGCTTTGATTATTTTCCTTTTGAGATATCTGATCATCAAAAGGATACGCTCGCTGTTGTGGAGGAAATATATCCGGACTATGAGTTTTGGAAAGTATGCAGAGAGCTCACTCTTTTACAAGTAGATACGGAGGTTCTCTATAGGCCGTTTGATACTTTAAGCAATGGGGAGCAGACGAAGGTAATGTTGGCTATTTTATTTTCCGGGGAAAATAGTTTCCTCCTAATCGATGAGCCAACGAACCATCTGGATATGCCGACGAGAAAATTAGTAAGTGATTATTTGAATAAGAAAAAAGGATTCTTGCTCGTATCACATGATAGAGCGTTTCTCGATCAGTGTATTGATCATGTATTGACTATCAATAAGACCAATATTGAAATACAAAAGGGCAATTTCTCCAGTTGGTGGGAAAATAAACGGCGGAAAGATGAATATGAAATTGCTGAAAACGAAAACTTAAAGAAAGATATTCAAAGGATGAAGGAATCTGCGAGGCAGTCAAGGGAGTGGGCAGATAATGTAGAAGCTACTAAGATAGGGAAAAAATCACAGGACCAGGAAAAAAATATTGATAGCAGAGCTTATATAGGAGAAAAATCCCGCCGTATGCAAATGCGCCGTAAGAATATGGAGAGGCGGCAGGATAGATCCATAGAAGAAAAATCTGCCTTATTAAAAAATATTGAAAGTACAGAAAGTCTGAAGTTGTTTCCTTTAAGACATCATAAGGATGTCCTCGTTCGTATGGAGGAGGTAGGAATTACTTATTGCTCTTGCCAATATTCTCCTAGGGATAATGATTTGCAGTCCATTACTGATAAATGTGGAGGAAAGGAAAAGCAAGTAGTTCATAACTTTAATCTGGAGATACGAAATGGAGAGAAGATTGTTTTAGAAGGGAAAAATGGATGTGGAAAATCCAGCATTATCAAATCAATTCTTTCTTCTGTTGATTGGTCCTTTGATGATAGTATGGATGAGGATAAGGAAAATAACAGAATACTGACCGGAAGTATCGAAACAGCAGGGGGACTTATTATATCTTATGTACCTCAAGATACATCGCATCTGAAAGGAACTATTTCTTCCTATGCCGAACGATATGGAATTGATGAGACTATATTTAAGACTCTTCTTAGAAAGTTGGACTTTTCCAGATTACAATTGGAGAAAAGTATGGAAGAGTACAGCGGAGGCCAGAAAAAGAAAGTATTAATTGCACGGAGCCTCTGCCAGCAGGCACACCTTTATGTATGGGATGAACCGCTGAATTTTATCGATGTATTTTCCAGAATTCAGATTGAAGAGCTGATTGAGAAGTACAACCCTACTCTGCTTATGGTGGAACATGACAGAACTTTCGTAGAAAAGATAGGAGCTAAGATAATAACATTATAA
- a CDS encoding DUF3169 family protein, whose product MKNDNVSVNGRQEEVIKKDNKKAKKSFTVIMFICLIVGAILGFLTTLAGRELLIITKVFQEFMENNAGVLSIILGGIMIGITVAASIWCVWEIGRNKKKAVELIEKDDDIELEKIEKRLSYGLWITNGLMILQFLFFSVMIFVFMNFLAIYEIVGLLVGTAIIFLVGILVLMLLQQKQIDCIRFLNPEKKGSIYDMNFHKKWEESCDEAELFVIYRAAYKAYRAANILYIILWAFFMLMGMAVGIGFLPILTIIILWATSTMVYSYHCMK is encoded by the coding sequence ATGAAGAATGATAATGTATCGGTGAATGGAAGACAAGAAGAAGTTATTAAAAAAGATAATAAAAAGGCGAAGAAAAGCTTTACCGTTATTATGTTCATATGTTTGATCGTAGGAGCCATTTTAGGATTTCTTACTACATTAGCGGGAAGGGAACTCCTTATAATTACAAAGGTATTCCAAGAATTCATGGAAAACAATGCTGGGGTGTTGAGTATCATTTTGGGTGGTATTATGATCGGTATAACGGTGGCAGCAAGTATTTGGTGTGTCTGGGAGATTGGCCGGAATAAAAAGAAAGCTGTGGAACTTATAGAGAAGGATGATGATATTGAACTTGAAAAAATTGAGAAAAGGCTCTCTTACGGTCTATGGATAACGAACGGTTTGATGATTTTACAATTTCTCTTTTTTTCTGTTATGATATTTGTTTTTATGAATTTTCTCGCTATATACGAGATAGTAGGATTATTAGTAGGTACGGCTATTATATTTTTGGTAGGAATTTTAGTGCTTATGTTATTACAGCAGAAACAGATAGATTGTATCAGATTCCTAAATCCCGAGAAAAAGGGAAGTATATATGACATGAATTTCCACAAGAAATGGGAAGAAAGCTGTGATGAGGCGGAGCTCTTTGTAATATATAGAGCAGCATACAAAGCTTATCGTGCAGCAAATATATTATATATAATATTATGGGCATTCTTTATGCTTATGGGAATGGCTGTTGGAATTGGTTTTCTTCCTATTCTCACAATTATAATTCTATGGGCCACTTCAACGATGGTATATTCCTATCATTGCATGAAATAA
- a CDS encoding sugar ABC transporter ATP-binding protein — MNNYIIEMQGIKKSFGPNLVLKSVDLSLKPGSIHALLGENGTGKSTLMNILSGILPYDEGRIAMNGEVQNMMTPGIADMMGIAFIHQELALINDLNVTENLFLGAEKKNHIFLDKKTMEARAKEILARMNVTVHPGTLVSDLNASYKQIIEIGKALLKDAKVIIMDEPTTSLTDVEIAQVFTIMRTLKEQGVSIVFISHKLNEVIEICDSYTIMRDGEVVAKGEVNEETTEHMLAKHMVGKELSYNDIYKARDIGETVLELKALERGREFRNINLYVKKGEIIGVTGLLGDGRSELFEAVFGTKDKYDGEIYVNGKLVKMTSTSLAQSLGISYVPRNRKENGIIKDLSVAENMSLPMLKRLKRHGLINRKMEKEFNDNYVKNLNIKVSDLQNLITSLSGGNQQKAVLAKALGTSPQLVILDNPTQGVDIGAKLEIYSIIMELAKQGVSFVILSSEAQEIFMTCDRTYVMFHGEIRGEFSRSEISEENIMCVATGGAVDKSINHGTEEME, encoded by the coding sequence GTGAATAACTATATCATTGAAATGCAGGGAATCAAAAAATCCTTTGGGCCTAACTTAGTATTAAAGTCAGTGGATTTATCTTTGAAACCAGGAAGTATTCACGCTTTATTGGGAGAGAATGGAACTGGAAAATCTACTCTGATGAATATACTTTCAGGTATCTTACCGTATGATGAAGGTAGGATTGCCATGAACGGGGAAGTTCAGAATATGATGACTCCCGGAATTGCAGATATGATGGGAATTGCATTTATTCATCAGGAATTAGCATTAATTAATGATTTAAATGTTACAGAGAATCTTTTTCTCGGAGCAGAGAAGAAGAATCATATCTTTTTAGATAAAAAGACGATGGAAGCAAGGGCGAAAGAAATACTTGCGAGAATGAACGTTACAGTTCATCCCGGAACCTTAGTGAGTGACTTAAATGCCTCCTATAAGCAGATTATTGAAATAGGTAAGGCTTTACTTAAGGATGCTAAGGTTATTATTATGGATGAACCGACGACATCGCTTACGGATGTGGAGATTGCTCAGGTTTTCACTATTATGAGAACCTTGAAAGAGCAAGGAGTCAGCATAGTTTTTATTTCTCATAAATTAAATGAAGTAATTGAAATCTGTGATAGCTATACGATCATGAGAGATGGTGAAGTTGTTGCTAAGGGAGAAGTAAATGAGGAAACGACAGAACATATGTTGGCTAAGCATATGGTAGGTAAGGAATTATCTTACAATGATATTTACAAGGCAAGAGATATTGGAGAAACGGTTCTGGAACTAAAGGCGTTAGAACGTGGCCGAGAGTTCAGAAATATTAACTTATATGTAAAAAAAGGTGAAATAATCGGTGTCACAGGACTTCTGGGAGATGGAAGAAGTGAATTGTTCGAGGCAGTATTCGGTACTAAGGATAAGTATGACGGAGAAATCTATGTAAATGGTAAGCTTGTAAAAATGACATCTACATCGTTAGCCCAAAGTTTGGGGATTAGTTATGTACCGAGGAATAGAAAAGAAAATGGTATTATTAAAGACCTTTCCGTAGCGGAAAATATGTCTCTTCCCATGCTGAAAAGATTAAAAAGACATGGTCTTATCAACAGAAAGATGGAAAAAGAATTTAACGATAATTATGTAAAGAATCTTAATATAAAAGTAAGTGATCTGCAGAACTTAATTACCTCCTTATCGGGAGGGAATCAACAGAAAGCGGTACTTGCTAAAGCGCTTGGAACCAGTCCTCAGCTTGTGATTCTGGATAATCCCACACAGGGAGTCGATATCGGTGCTAAGCTGGAGATATACAGTATCATTATGGAGTTGGCAAAACAGGGTGTAAGCTTCGTGATTCTATCGAGTGAAGCTCAGGAGATCTTTATGACCTGTGATAGAACTTATGTTATGTTCCATGGAGAGATTCGAGGTGAATTCTCCAGAAGTGAAATATCGGAAGAAAATATTATGTGTGTGGCAACCGGAGGAGCGGTGGATAAGAGCATAAATCATGGGACGGAGGAAATGGAATGA
- a CDS encoding ABC transporter permease, with protein sequence MSKDKVIEKRLNVRKFISGNSALVALIALFIITVILNGSTFLNARNILNIFLNNSIIGIIALGMTLIIITGGIDLSVGSQLAASGLIAISVLNATGNIPLGILAALMFGTFTGAVTGILISRFNIPPFIVTLGTMSIYRSVSQHFFNGGGIRVEGSAKDAFIAISNTKLGGSVSIIIIYWLILSVIIAIFAARTATGRHIYAVGSNEKATLLSGINVNKIKVITYAISGFLVSMAAIIEAARLGSMNSASSGSSYEMDAIAAVVIGGTSMSGGRGKIIGTIFGALTLGIINNMMNLLGVPTFLVSAIKGLIIIVAVLLQTVLNKKE encoded by the coding sequence ATGAGCAAAGACAAAGTCATAGAAAAAAGACTTAATGTAAGGAAGTTTATAAGTGGAAATAGTGCATTAGTTGCCTTGATAGCCTTGTTTATCATTACAGTAATATTGAACGGCAGCACTTTTCTGAATGCCAGAAATATTCTAAATATCTTTTTGAATAATTCCATTATAGGAATTATTGCTTTAGGTATGACCCTTATTATCATAACAGGGGGAATTGATCTATCGGTAGGTTCTCAACTTGCAGCATCCGGACTTATTGCAATTTCTGTACTGAATGCGACGGGTAATATTCCTCTTGGAATATTGGCAGCTTTAATGTTCGGTACATTTACCGGTGCCGTAACTGGAATATTAATATCCAGATTCAATATTCCGCCATTTATTGTAACGCTGGGAACGATGAGTATCTATCGTTCCGTATCTCAACACTTCTTCAATGGAGGGGGCATCCGTGTAGAGGGCAGTGCCAAGGATGCCTTTATCGCAATCTCCAACACGAAGTTGGGAGGCAGTGTCTCCATAATCATTATATATTGGCTTATACTTAGTGTAATTATAGCAATATTTGCAGCCAGAACGGCAACAGGCAGACATATCTATGCAGTGGGAAGCAACGAAAAAGCAACCTTACTTTCCGGTATTAATGTAAATAAAATTAAAGTAATTACATATGCAATCTCCGGCTTTCTTGTGAGTATGGCAGCGATAATAGAGGCAGCCCGCTTAGGAAGTATGAATTCTGCATCATCAGGAAGTTCCTACGAAATGGATGCAATTGCAGCCGTTGTAATCGGTGGCACGAGTATGTCCGGTGGGCGTGGTAAGATTATAGGCACTATATTTGGAGCCTTAACATTAGGTATTATTAATAATATGATGAACCTGCTCGGAGTTCCGACCTTCCTTGTATCCGCAATCAAGGGACTGATTATTATCGTAGCAGTGTTGTTACAGACTGTTTTAAATAAAAAGGAATAA
- a CDS encoding LacI family DNA-binding transcriptional regulator: MNDSKITIEEIARRADVSIATVSRIINHKDNVKPATRQRVLEVMEALKFSPQRPSTLSDSNSKVILMCIPGFDNPFNSPVIDGVQKSAHSQGYDVLILQSRDFYTDSSDYTNILKNNSIAGILILASVPHSELLDELTFRCPVVMCSEYTENYGVSYVSIDDVAAAKKAVNYLISTGRKKIGFMNCNMHFKYARHREKGYLAALKEANAEINPAWTTHLSTINYSQAFSNALHILSLTDRPDAIFACSDVFAVSAINAAKQLGLRVPEDVSVVGFDNIELSTMSRPTITTIEQPCFQLGYQSCELLIEKIKNPNMEDKQIILDTELIVRESTTL, translated from the coding sequence ATGAACGATTCTAAAATTACAATAGAGGAAATTGCGAGAAGGGCCGATGTATCCATCGCAACAGTTTCCCGTATTATTAATCATAAAGACAATGTAAAGCCGGCAACCAGACAGCGCGTGTTGGAGGTTATGGAGGCATTGAAGTTCTCACCTCAGAGGCCTTCTACACTATCCGATTCCAACAGCAAAGTAATATTAATGTGCATACCGGGATTCGATAATCCTTTTAACAGCCCTGTAATTGACGGCGTACAAAAGTCCGCTCACTCACAGGGATATGATGTATTAATCCTTCAATCCAGAGATTTCTATACGGATAGCAGCGACTATACTAATATTCTGAAAAATAACTCCATTGCCGGAATCTTAATATTGGCTTCCGTGCCTCACTCGGAATTACTGGACGAGCTCACCTTCCGCTGCCCTGTTGTTATGTGTTCGGAATATACTGAAAATTATGGCGTTTCATATGTAAGTATCGATGACGTAGCCGCTGCCAAGAAGGCAGTTAATTATCTTATCTCCACCGGAAGGAAAAAAATCGGTTTTATGAACTGCAATATGCACTTTAAATATGCAAGACATCGAGAAAAAGGATATTTGGCAGCATTAAAAGAAGCGAATGCGGAGATTAATCCTGCATGGACTACACATTTATCTACAATCAATTATAGCCAGGCATTCTCCAATGCACTGCATATCTTAAGCCTGACGGATAGGCCTGACGCCATATTCGCCTGTTCCGATGTGTTTGCTGTGAGCGCAATCAATGCTGCGAAGCAGTTAGGCTTACGCGTACCTGAAGATGTCTCTGTAGTAGGATTCGATAACATCGAACTATCTACTATGTCAAGACCGACGATTACTACGATTGAACAACCTTGTTTTCAACTCGGTTATCAATCCTGTGAATTATTAATTGAGAAAATTAAGAATCCTAATATGGAAGATAAACAGATTATTCTCGATACAGAACTGATCGTCAGGGAATCGACAACATTGTAA
- a CDS encoding sugar phosphate isomerase/epimerase family protein, producing MKLGFVSAILDSLTFEELIDKAAEMGFACVEVACWPQGKSERRYAGVSHIDVENLDDEKVAYIQAYCKDKKVEISSLAFYPNPMDGDLEKQEANIEHLKKVIIASDKLGVGMVTTFIGRDQTKCYEENLELFQEIWPSIIKLAEEHKVKVAIENCPMLFGRDQWPGGQNLATTPKIWRKLFELIPSNYFGLNYDPSHFVWQKMDYIKPLYEFKDKIFHVHYKDIKVNLDKLNDVGIMAYPLEYMEPKLPGLGDVNWGKYVSALTDIGYKGYSCIEVEDRAFEESQEDIYKSILLSKKYLEQYVI from the coding sequence ATGAAATTGGGTTTTGTAAGTGCAATTTTAGATAGTTTAACATTTGAAGAATTGATTGATAAGGCGGCTGAAATGGGATTTGCCTGTGTGGAAGTTGCCTGTTGGCCTCAGGGGAAATCAGAGCGCAGATATGCGGGAGTAAGCCATATCGATGTGGAAAACTTAGATGATGAAAAAGTAGCTTATATACAAGCTTATTGTAAGGATAAGAAAGTGGAGATTTCCTCTTTGGCATTCTATCCGAATCCCATGGATGGAGATTTGGAGAAGCAGGAAGCTAATATAGAACATTTAAAAAAGGTAATTATTGCAAGCGATAAATTGGGTGTAGGGATGGTAACGACCTTTATCGGGCGTGATCAGACGAAATGCTATGAAGAGAATCTGGAGTTATTTCAAGAAATATGGCCGTCAATTATTAAGCTGGCAGAAGAGCATAAGGTGAAAGTGGCAATTGAAAACTGTCCGATGCTTTTCGGACGCGACCAATGGCCCGGAGGACAGAACCTTGCAACGACTCCGAAGATTTGGAGGAAACTTTTCGAATTGATTCCCAGCAATTACTTCGGGCTTAACTATGATCCTTCCCATTTTGTATGGCAGAAGATGGATTATATCAAACCACTCTATGAATTTAAGGATAAGATTTTCCATGTCCACTATAAGGATATTAAAGTAAATCTCGATAAATTAAATGATGTAGGCATTATGGCATATCCGCTGGAATACATGGAACCTAAGCTTCCCGGCTTGGGCGACGTGAATTGGGGTAAATATGTGAGTGCATTAACAGACATTGGATATAAAGGCTATAGTTGCATTGAAGTTGAAGATAGAGCTTTTGAAGAAAGTCAGGAAGATATTTATAAAAGTATTTTATTGAGTAAGAAATATTTAGAGCAATACGTTATTTAA
- a CDS encoding substrate-binding domain-containing protein has protein sequence MKKKLIAGLLACTLVAVSLIGCGNSGAVQETAAEEATQEEVTTEESATEEAAEEVTSETETEEAAVEGQIAIIAPSAEHGWLAGVTYYAELRCKELGLDYKTYQSDSVNAQANDIQDAIAAGSAAVVMFPHNDEVTIAAQEIIDAGIPLVVFDRKIDVDYNAYIAGNNGDMGVASAKYIGEILGGQGTVAVENVPSSGSVSTERVDGFKTTMAEQYPDIVLVDFTAEGFAQEQGLKAASDLLVANAQLDAIYSLDDESSMGFIQAIKEAGRTDIKAISGGGGSQSYFKAIAETTDMTLFSATYSPIMMMDAVDLAVSLLKGEQVDKDNIIPSTIVNPDNVAEFFDESSPY, from the coding sequence ATGAAGAAGAAGTTAATCGCAGGTTTATTGGCATGTACACTGGTTGCAGTATCTTTAATCGGATGTGGAAACAGTGGTGCAGTACAAGAAACCGCAGCAGAGGAAGCTACACAAGAAGAAGTAACAACAGAAGAATCAGCAACGGAAGAAGCGGCAGAAGAAGTTACATCAGAGACTGAGACAGAAGAAGCAGCAGTTGAGGGACAGATTGCTATTATCGCACCTTCTGCAGAACATGGCTGGCTTGCAGGTGTTACTTATTATGCAGAATTAAGATGTAAAGAATTAGGTCTTGATTACAAAACTTATCAGTCTGATAGTGTAAACGCACAGGCTAATGATATTCAGGATGCTATTGCAGCAGGAAGTGCGGCAGTTGTTATGTTCCCTCATAATGATGAAGTTACAATAGCAGCTCAGGAAATTATCGATGCAGGAATTCCTTTGGTAGTATTCGACCGTAAAATCGATGTGGATTACAACGCATATATTGCAGGAAATAATGGCGATATGGGTGTTGCAAGTGCGAAATACATCGGTGAGATATTAGGCGGTCAAGGTACTGTAGCGGTAGAAAACGTACCTAGCTCAGGTTCTGTAAGCACAGAACGTGTAGATGGATTTAAAACAACTATGGCAGAACAATATCCGGATATCGTTCTTGTTGACTTCACAGCAGAAGGTTTCGCACAGGAACAAGGATTGAAAGCAGCATCAGATTTATTAGTTGCTAATGCTCAGTTGGATGCAATCTACTCTCTCGATGATGAATCTTCCATGGGATTCATACAAGCCATCAAAGAAGCAGGCAGAACAGATATCAAAGCAATCTCTGGAGGCGGCGGAAGCCAGAGCTATTTCAAAGCAATTGCTGAAACTACAGATATGACATTGTTCTCTGCTACTTACAGTCCAATCATGATGATGGATGCTGTTGATTTGGCAGTTTCCCTTTTGAAAGGTGAGCAGGTAGATAAGGACAACATTATCCCCAGTACAATTGTAAACCCTGATAATGTTGCAGAATTCTTTGATGAAAGTTCACCGTACTAA
- a CDS encoding helix-turn-helix transcriptional regulator, with product MPLYNQLKEYRAKKNLNQQQLGSLVGASRQTISLIERGDYSPSVTLAIKIAKVFDAAVEDIFSYSEEDGNEE from the coding sequence ATGCCATTGTATAATCAGTTAAAAGAATACCGTGCGAAGAAGAATCTGAATCAACAGCAGCTCGGTAGTCTGGTTGGAGCTTCCAGACAGACGATAAGCTTGATAGAGAGAGGAGATTATTCTCCCTCTGTGACCTTGGCAATAAAAATTGCAAAGGTATTTGATGCGGCAGTTGAGGATATATTTAGTTATAGCGAGGAGGACGGAAATGAAGAATGA
- a CDS encoding metallophosphoesterase family protein has translation MTFSNKYRLAFIFVIIFILLFTLVFLFLRRPTFMPSSDNLTTYQIRIPGVQETYQFLYITDTHIVLPKEKDGQQIFEYASSRLNTFSQDGVSSSDQFPGWVHYANTKGFDGLLLGGDIIDSPSASNLSYLQASLEKINIPYIYTLGNHDWTFPWEYMTEESSTKYLPLLAPYMDNNTSIHSIEYEEFIIVSVDNSSNQIKPDALEEYKTILAQEKPVILMLHVPLYTPSILKKASGIWQNGVILGGGIHGGIYPNDVSAQFIALTTAKDSPVEAVLAGHVHFAEKSDIIGEKSIPQITGDAGFKGMGTIIQISGE, from the coding sequence ATGACGTTTTCCAACAAATACCGCCTCGCCTTTATTTTTGTTATCATTTTTATACTTCTCTTCACCTTAGTTTTTCTTTTCCTACGTCGCCCTACATTTATGCCTTCCTCAGATAACCTGACTACTTATCAAATTCGGATTCCCGGCGTACAAGAAACTTACCAATTTCTATATATAACGGATACCCATATTGTACTTCCTAAGGAAAAAGATGGTCAGCAAATATTCGAATATGCATCCAGCCGTCTTAATACCTTTTCTCAAGATGGGGTTTCTTCTTCCGACCAGTTCCCGGGATGGGTTCATTATGCCAATACGAAAGGCTTCGATGGACTTCTTCTTGGAGGGGATATTATCGACTCTCCCTCTGCCTCTAACCTAAGCTATTTGCAAGCTTCTCTCGAGAAGATAAACATACCATACATCTATACACTGGGAAATCACGACTGGACTTTCCCCTGGGAATATATGACAGAGGAAAGCAGCACTAAATATCTTCCCCTCCTCGCTCCCTATATGGACAATAACACTTCCATCCATTCCATAGAATATGAGGAATTCATCATTGTATCTGTGGATAACAGCAGTAACCAGATTAAACCTGATGCTTTGGAGGAATATAAGACAATACTTGCCCAGGAAAAACCTGTAATTCTTATGCTTCATGTTCCCCTTTACACTCCGTCTATCTTAAAAAAGGCCTCCGGCATATGGCAAAACGGAGTCATTCTTGGGGGCGGTATTCATGGCGGAATTTATCCCAATGATGTTTCTGCACAATTCATTGCTTTGACCACTGCTAAAGACAGCCCTGTAGAAGCAGTCCTTGCCGGGCACGTTCATTTCGCTGAGAAAAGTGATATCATCGGAGAAAAAAGCATACCGCAAATTACCGGAGATGCCGGATTCAAAGGAATGGGGACGATTATCCAAATCTCCGGCGAATAA
- a CDS encoding Gfo/Idh/MocA family protein codes for MKILKVAVIGTGFIGKQHIEAIRRIPGTEVVAVVDSNEEMAKRTSEQFFIPKYYKDCKELLADIDVDVIHNCTPSAMHYPISKEAVENGKHVYCEKPFTLTCTESEELVTLAKEYKVAAGVNFNYRQNAMVQEMNQRVENGSIGNLLTVYGEYIQDWMLYDTDYDWRLDPKLGGESRAIADIGSHCFDTIQFVCGKKIVSVYANLTTVHPVRKKMEKADGTFSASTGKVLEEMSIHSEDFAYIMVKFEDGMQGLFHVSQVAAGKKNAFKINVCGAGSSLEWNQERPDKLWIGHRDSGNEELYVGAQYMTGEAKRYATLPNGHPVGWADAMRNGIENFYESIQKDSYLENQQNYVTFEDAHYIMKIVEACLDSNKSQSWVDVL; via the coding sequence GTGAAAATATTAAAAGTTGCAGTTATCGGTACAGGCTTTATTGGAAAGCAGCATATTGAAGCTATTCGAAGAATTCCCGGCACGGAAGTTGTGGCAGTGGTAGATAGTAATGAAGAAATGGCAAAGAGAACGAGTGAACAGTTCTTCATACCTAAATATTATAAAGATTGTAAAGAACTGTTAGCGGATATAGATGTAGATGTTATACATAATTGTACTCCCAGCGCTATGCATTATCCGATTAGTAAGGAGGCTGTTGAAAACGGAAAACACGTTTATTGTGAAAAACCTTTTACATTGACTTGTACTGAATCAGAAGAGTTGGTAACGCTTGCAAAAGAATATAAAGTAGCAGCAGGAGTTAATTTTAATTATAGACAAAATGCTATGGTTCAGGAGATGAATCAAAGGGTGGAAAATGGAAGTATTGGAAATCTCCTCACTGTTTATGGCGAATATATTCAGGATTGGATGCTTTATGATACTGATTATGACTGGAGACTGGATCCGAAATTAGGCGGTGAGTCGAGAGCTATTGCGGATATCGGTTCTCATTGTTTCGATACCATCCAGTTTGTATGCGGTAAGAAGATTGTTTCAGTTTATGCCAATTTAACAACGGTACATCCGGTTCGTAAGAAGATGGAGAAGGCAGATGGAACTTTCTCAGCATCTACAGGAAAAGTCTTAGAAGAAATGTCAATTCATTCTGAAGATTTTGCCTATATTATGGTGAAGTTTGAAGATGGAATGCAAGGGTTGTTCCATGTATCTCAGGTGGCGGCAGGCAAGAAGAATGCTTTTAAGATCAATGTTTGCGGTGCCGGTTCTTCTCTGGAGTGGAATCAGGAGAGGCCGGATAAGCTTTGGATCGGACATAGGGATTCCGGAAATGAGGAGCTCTATGTAGGTGCTCAGTATATGACGGGAGAGGCAAAGAGATATGCAACTTTACCCAATGGGCATCCCGTAGGGTGGGCAGATGCTATGCGCAATGGAATTGAGAATTTCTATGAATCTATTCAGAAGGATAGTTATCTTGAGAATCAACAGAATTATGTTACCTTTGAAGATGCTCACTATATTATGAAAATAGTGGAAGCATGTTTGGATAGCAATAAATCTCAGTCATGGGTAGATGTTTTATAA